A window of Shewanella mesophila contains these coding sequences:
- the arcA gene encoding two-component system response regulator ArcA, with translation MQNPHILIVEDEAVTRNTLRSIFEAEGYVVTEANDGAEMHKAMQENKINLVVMDINLPGKNGLLLARELREINNIGLIFLTGRDNEVDKILGLEIGADDYITKPFNPRELTIRARNLLTRVNSTGAETEEKSSVEYYRFNGWSLEINSRSLVSPQGESYKLPRSEFRAMLHFVENPGKILTRADLLMKMTGRELKPHDRTVDVTIRRIRKHFESLPDTPEIIATIHGEGYRFCGNLEEA, from the coding sequence ATGCAAAACCCGCACATTCTGATCGTTGAAGATGAAGCCGTTACCCGGAACACGCTAAGAAGTATTTTCGAGGCTGAAGGATATGTGGTAACTGAAGCCAATGATGGCGCAGAAATGCATAAAGCAATGCAAGAAAATAAGATCAATCTAGTTGTTATGGATATCAATCTTCCAGGCAAAAATGGTCTTTTATTAGCTCGCGAACTCCGTGAAATCAATAATATCGGTCTAATCTTCCTAACGGGCCGTGATAATGAAGTTGATAAGATTCTAGGGCTTGAAATTGGTGCGGATGATTACATCACTAAGCCATTTAATCCTCGTGAATTAACTATCCGAGCTCGTAACTTGCTAACTCGTGTAAATAGCACTGGCGCAGAAACTGAAGAGAAAAGCTCAGTTGAATACTACCGCTTCAATGGTTGGAGCCTAGAGATCAACAGTCGCTCATTGGTAAGCCCACAAGGTGAGTCTTACAAGTTGCCACGTAGTGAATTCCGCGCGATGCTTCACTTTGTTGAAAACCCAGGTAAAATCCTGACTCGTGCAGACCTGCTAATGAAGATGACAGGTCGTGAGCTTAAGCCACACGACCGTACAGTGGACGTTACGATTCGTCGTATCCGTAAACATTTTGAAAGCTTACCAGACACGCCAGAAATCATCGCAACGATTCACGGTGAAGGCTATCGTTTCTGCGGTAACTTAGAAGAAGCATAA
- a CDS encoding sigma 54-interacting transcriptional regulator has product MNTLDLDLRELLSFKPRGGAMSFLGHRLYMTDIFSHGLHKMELCERLGQEMTQSLVVRSGYIRGWLLAEQIKRQMPDVWKEARNGELGPLLFSMCGFGEILSRQRRDGIKAKPLIETHAISLYEAEQHLQLRGLSEVPVCWEHIGFASGYVSNIENRTVYFIEEECKAKGDSYCHISGNYLEEWGEEIKPYLPIYDGICNESVAAQLGNLQCWGDALPQNMQDRINSSMQYRSMADGYPVSKSYEMCKLLALAINVAKVPTSVLVTGESGVGKEKLVQFIHSQSPRADKPLVAINCGALNETLLENELFGHVRGAFTGAETTKKGLIEASDGGTLFLDEVAELSPALQVKLLRVLQEKEIRKLGDTETISVDVRIISATNRCLEDAVEKGEFRQDLYYRLKVIELVVPPLRERSEDILPLSRFFLAKFNQELGREHTGFNYKTADLLLNYSWPGNVRELVNTIERAVVLSPGPQIMPEDLPDEIRDGLCMPSVSEDIRALHQVEEDYILAVLKKLNNNKTQAAEKLGMSLATLYRKLKEYGAM; this is encoded by the coding sequence ATGAATACTTTGGACTTAGACTTAAGAGAATTGCTGTCTTTTAAACCCAGAGGTGGGGCAATGAGTTTTCTTGGTCATAGACTTTATATGACAGATATTTTTTCTCATGGTTTACATAAGATGGAGCTATGCGAAAGACTTGGGCAAGAGATGACACAGTCCCTTGTTGTGCGCTCAGGTTATATAAGAGGTTGGCTGTTAGCGGAGCAGATAAAACGCCAAATGCCGGATGTTTGGAAAGAAGCGCGTAATGGTGAACTTGGACCTTTGCTTTTTTCTATGTGTGGCTTTGGAGAAATTCTTAGCCGTCAGCGACGCGACGGAATTAAAGCAAAACCTCTAATTGAAACCCATGCGATAAGCCTATATGAAGCAGAGCAGCATTTGCAGCTACGCGGTTTAAGTGAAGTGCCTGTTTGCTGGGAGCATATAGGTTTTGCCAGTGGTTACGTATCAAACATTGAAAATCGTACCGTTTACTTTATTGAGGAAGAATGCAAAGCCAAAGGCGATAGCTATTGCCATATCAGCGGTAATTACTTGGAGGAGTGGGGGGAGGAGATCAAGCCCTATTTGCCTATCTATGATGGTATCTGCAATGAGAGTGTTGCAGCGCAGCTTGGCAATTTGCAATGTTGGGGTGATGCTTTGCCGCAAAATATGCAAGATCGAATTAACTCATCTATGCAGTATCGCTCAATGGCCGATGGCTATCCGGTGTCTAAGAGCTACGAAATGTGCAAACTATTGGCGCTGGCAATCAATGTGGCGAAAGTACCGACATCAGTGCTTGTTACTGGTGAGAGTGGTGTTGGTAAAGAAAAGTTGGTGCAATTTATTCATAGTCAGTCACCTAGAGCAGATAAACCACTGGTTGCGATTAACTGTGGCGCACTGAATGAAACCTTGCTAGAAAATGAGTTATTCGGACATGTGCGAGGAGCCTTTACTGGTGCGGAAACGACCAAGAAAGGCTTGATTGAGGCATCTGATGGGGGCACTTTATTTTTGGATGAAGTGGCAGAACTATCACCTGCGTTACAGGTGAAACTATTAAGAGTCTTACAGGAAAAAGAGATACGAAAACTCGGTGATACGGAGACGATTAGTGTTGATGTGCGCATAATCTCGGCGACCAATCGTTGTCTTGAAGACGCGGTTGAAAAAGGGGAGTTTCGTCAAGATCTCTATTATCGTTTGAAAGTCATTGAGCTGGTTGTTCCACCACTGCGTGAACGCTCAGAAGACATTTTACCCTTGAGCCGTTTCTTTTTGGCGAAGTTTAATCAAGAGCTTGGAAGAGAGCATACTGGATTTAATTATAAAACAGCAGATTTACTGTTGAATTACTCTTGGCCTGGGAATGTGCGAGAGTTGGTGAATACTATCGAGCGGGCGGTGGTGCTGAGTCCTGGGCCGCAGATTATGCCAGAAGACTTACCAGATGAAATACGTGATGGTCTGTGCATGCCTTCAGTATCGGAAGACATTAGAGCGTTACATCAGGTGGAAGAGGACTATATTCTAGCGGTGTTAAAAAAACTCAATAACAATAAAACTCAGGCCGCAGAGAAGTTAGGGATGAGCCTGGCAACGCTATATCGAAAGTTAAAAGAATATGGTGCAATGTAA
- a CDS encoding DUF3293 domain-containing protein — protein sequence MSTEIEHFWHCYQQTQFLLTQTFSPLLSFAIITAHNPRGEILTPSQNRLLDRQLQRHIVKLQYPYRSVVGCSLDKQHMEKSWAIPMDKLDAVALARVFNQNAIYYVEEDLLQLVPCLINYSELSLGSFSARVSLVSELPDIYS from the coding sequence ATGAGTACTGAGATTGAACATTTTTGGCACTGTTATCAGCAAACACAATTTCTACTAACCCAAACATTTTCTCCTTTACTATCCTTCGCAATAATTACCGCTCACAACCCAAGAGGTGAAATACTCACCCCCTCGCAGAATCGTTTATTAGATAGACAACTACAAAGGCATATCGTGAAGTTACAATATCCCTACCGATCTGTAGTTGGCTGTTCATTAGATAAGCAACATATGGAAAAAAGCTGGGCGATACCTATGGACAAGCTAGATGCTGTTGCGTTAGCTCGGGTGTTTAATCAAAACGCTATCTATTATGTAGAGGAAGATCTTTTGCAACTTGTCCCCTGCTTGATTAACTATAGCGAACTCTCCTTGGGGAGCTTTTCAGCAAGGGTCAGTTTGGTCAGCGAGCTGCCAGATATCTATTCTTAA
- a CDS encoding FAD-dependent oxidoreductase, whose protein sequence is MNKESDNEQIALDPYTENTLRNGISRRTFLTRAAVGTGAVAVSGLTGGMATAATPSSQEFAHSIDGEATLNFLPKPKAIADKDIVSTQTFDIVVVGAGASGVPAALSAAENGAKVAVLQKQSIVVSQGNFGSGINLKTTPKASVEALVSRLMKDSAHRCHPGLLRSWAYHSGEAISWVIDRAKQGGAQVVDLGTKPQHGVHGVSEYPLNFVSSVFGPKPYTAGDGMRALAKVAEKAGVKFFFNMPAQQLIQDKSGKVIGVIAQSRDGQYHKYMAKKGVILSTGDYQNNKAMSNYFIPDLKNFERKQQDRTGDGFAMAYWAGGVIEPVGHTKMLHDFDAGPASMCDMPFLAVNRKGERFVNETVEMSLLNNYLRDEQNAGHYSQVFDSDYMTQAADWPGHLYSPEEMKVYMPEDPAPKTGVYPSLTNTYVADTLEELAVKLECDPKTFVANVKRYNELCKKGQDDDFGKHSSKMVPVLKAPFYGIHRRVRVSAICSGMLVNDNYQALDADAKPIGGLYVVGNLGGGFYGGVDYPLTVFGLSLGRCYTAGYLTGKYVAKL, encoded by the coding sequence ATGAATAAAGAAAGTGATAATGAACAAATCGCTTTAGATCCGTATACAGAAAATACTTTGAGAAACGGTATTTCACGACGTACTTTCCTGACTCGTGCGGCCGTTGGTACCGGAGCCGTAGCAGTATCTGGGTTAACTGGCGGAATGGCGACAGCCGCAACGCCTTCTAGCCAAGAGTTTGCTCACAGTATCGATGGCGAGGCGACGCTGAATTTTCTACCTAAGCCAAAAGCTATTGCTGATAAGGATATTGTTTCTACACAAACTTTTGATATCGTTGTGGTTGGTGCTGGTGCATCAGGTGTTCCTGCTGCGCTGTCGGCTGCTGAGAATGGCGCTAAAGTTGCCGTGTTACAAAAGCAGTCTATTGTCGTCTCACAGGGTAACTTTGGTTCAGGTATCAATTTAAAAACCACCCCTAAGGCCTCTGTCGAAGCCTTGGTTTCTCGTTTGATGAAAGATAGTGCTCATCGTTGTCATCCTGGTCTTTTGAGAAGCTGGGCTTACCACTCAGGTGAAGCGATATCTTGGGTTATCGACCGGGCTAAGCAAGGGGGCGCTCAAGTCGTAGACCTAGGCACTAAACCACAGCATGGTGTTCATGGGGTTAGCGAATACCCACTTAACTTTGTGTCTTCAGTCTTCGGTCCTAAGCCATACACTGCTGGTGATGGTATGCGCGCGCTTGCTAAGGTTGCTGAGAAAGCTGGAGTTAAGTTCTTTTTCAACATGCCTGCACAACAGCTAATCCAAGATAAATCAGGCAAAGTGATCGGTGTGATCGCTCAATCTCGTGATGGTCAATATCACAAGTATATGGCTAAAAAAGGCGTGATTTTGTCGACTGGTGATTACCAGAATAATAAAGCGATGAGCAATTATTTCATCCCCGATTTGAAAAACTTTGAGCGCAAGCAGCAAGACCGTACCGGTGATGGTTTCGCGATGGCGTATTGGGCTGGTGGTGTGATTGAACCTGTAGGCCACACTAAGATGCTCCATGATTTTGATGCTGGTCCAGCTTCAATGTGCGATATGCCATTTTTAGCTGTGAATCGAAAAGGTGAGCGTTTTGTCAATGAGACTGTTGAGATGTCTCTATTGAATAACTACTTGCGTGATGAACAAAATGCGGGGCATTACTCTCAAGTATTCGACTCTGATTACATGACGCAAGCAGCTGACTGGCCGGGACATTTATATTCTCCTGAAGAAATGAAAGTCTATATGCCAGAAGATCCTGCGCCAAAGACTGGTGTCTATCCATCCCTCACAAATACCTACGTAGCCGATACTCTGGAAGAACTTGCCGTGAAACTGGAATGCGATCCAAAGACATTCGTAGCTAACGTCAAACGATATAACGAGTTGTGTAAAAAAGGTCAGGATGATGATTTCGGTAAACATTCCTCAAAAATGGTGCCAGTGCTAAAAGCGCCTTTCTATGGCATCCATCGTCGGGTACGAGTGTCGGCTATTTGTTCAGGAATGTTGGTTAACGACAATTACCAAGCACTTGATGCGGATGCCAAACCCATTGGCGGTTTATACGTTGTTGGCAACCTTGGCGGCGGTTTTTATGGTGGCGTTGATTACCCGCTAACTGTATTCGGGCTGTCTTTAGGTCGTTGTTATACCGCTGGGTATTTGACAGGTAAGTACGTTGCCAAGTTGTAG
- a CDS encoding class 1 fructose-bisphosphatase, protein MQTLAKNLSSQGIEAPLSQLILTLADTSKAISHAVRHGALAGVLGATEQENVQGETQKKLDIITNDMLKDALKADSTVRGLASEEEDDVVEAGQSGDYLVCFDPLDGSSNIDINSLVGTIFSVLPAPSGELSEQSFLQSGRKQVAAGYVLYGPSTMLALTTGKGVQLFTLNPETNEYLLTNETMSISKDTSEFAINMSNQRFWEAPMQTYISDLLLGKIGPREKSFNMRWIAAMVGDVHRVLSRGGLFTYPTDNKNPEKPYKLRLMYEANPMSFLVEQAGGKASTGYENIMDIAPSHIHQRVAVILGSANEVDACLEYHSVDYSEEPSL, encoded by the coding sequence ATGCAAACTCTGGCGAAAAACCTCAGTTCACAAGGGATTGAAGCCCCCTTATCTCAACTTATTCTTACCCTAGCCGATACCTCCAAAGCAATTAGCCATGCTGTTCGTCATGGCGCATTAGCGGGTGTACTCGGTGCTACCGAGCAAGAAAATGTTCAAGGTGAAACCCAGAAAAAATTAGATATCATTACCAACGACATGCTAAAAGATGCCCTAAAAGCCGACAGCACTGTGCGCGGTCTAGCATCTGAAGAAGAGGACGATGTCGTCGAGGCTGGCCAAAGTGGTGATTATTTGGTGTGTTTCGATCCACTCGATGGCTCATCAAATATCGATATTAACTCGCTAGTCGGCACCATCTTCTCGGTCCTGCCGGCACCAAGTGGTGAGTTGAGCGAGCAAAGTTTCCTGCAATCGGGTCGCAAGCAAGTCGCCGCAGGATATGTACTTTATGGTCCGTCTACCATGCTAGCGCTAACAACAGGCAAAGGGGTACAACTGTTTACCCTAAACCCTGAAACCAACGAATACCTGCTGACCAATGAAACTATGTCGATCAGCAAGGACACGAGCGAATTTGCCATCAACATGTCAAACCAACGCTTCTGGGAAGCCCCAATGCAGACCTACATTAGCGATCTGCTACTGGGTAAAATTGGCCCTCGCGAAAAATCATTCAACATGCGCTGGATTGCGGCCATGGTGGGTGACGTGCACCGCGTACTGTCACGCGGCGGCCTGTTTACCTACCCAACCGACAACAAGAACCCAGAGAAGCCATACAAGCTGCGTTTGATGTATGAGGCGAATCCTATGTCATTTCTTGTAGAGCAAGCAGGCGGTAAAGCATCGACTGGTTATGAGAACATTATGGATATCGCGCCGAGCCACATCCACCAGCGCGTGGCCGTTATCTTAGGCTCTGCCAACGAAGTCGATGCCTGCCTTGAATACCACAGTGTTGATTACAGCGAAGAGCCAAGCCTGTAG
- a CDS encoding cytochrome c3 family protein has protein sequence MKFLKMYQLLLTFAMVFCVNGVASAEAVELGKLHANAGLNCSDCHGDVKKKQPAPMFACLQCHDTQELAATTKDVQPTNPHKNRHNDTETNCNSCHHQHKPSENACIGCHPRFEFKKLP, from the coding sequence ATGAAATTTTTGAAAATGTACCAACTCTTGCTTACTTTTGCGATGGTGTTCTGTGTAAATGGAGTCGCTTCTGCAGAGGCTGTTGAACTGGGTAAGCTCCATGCTAATGCGGGACTTAACTGCTCAGATTGTCATGGCGATGTTAAGAAAAAACAACCTGCTCCAATGTTCGCTTGTTTGCAGTGTCATGACACGCAAGAGCTTGCTGCAACAACAAAAGATGTACAGCCCACCAATCCTCATAAAAATCGTCACAACGATACCGAGACTAATTGTAACTCGTGCCATCACCAACATAAGCCTTCTGAGAATGCTTGTATCGGTTGTCACCCAAGGTTTGAGTTCAAAAAACTGCCTTAG
- the lysC gene encoding lysine-sensitive aspartokinase 3: MSIVVAKFGGTSVADYQSMSRCADIILASSDTRVVVVSASSGVTNLLVELTQAQLDDGRRQQLLKDIASIQYKILDELGRPSDVAARLDAVLSRIAVLSESLSLERSKATMDELLSQGEQCSSALFAAVLREKGESASAFDVRQVMRTDSHFGRAEPQIEQIESLCCEHLTPLLKSQRIVTQGFIGADEQGATTTLGRGGSDYSAALLAEALKASAVEIWTDVAGIYTTDPRLAPNAKPIAEISFNEAAEMATFGAKVLHPATILPAVRQKIQVFVGSSKEPERGGTWIRHQVSDEPIYRAVAVRRDQTLLNLHSLQMLHAQGFLAETFATLARHKISVDLITTSEVNVSLTLDKTGSDSAGSSLLSEALLQELSQHCRVRVEDELALVAIVGNKIASTPGVCRRVFEVLEPHNVRMICQGASPHNLCVLVAESEAAQVVRSLHENLFEGA, translated from the coding sequence ATGTCTATTGTTGTTGCAAAATTCGGTGGCACATCCGTCGCTGACTATCAGTCTATGAGTCGTTGCGCCGATATTATTCTTGCCAGTTCCGATACGCGTGTCGTAGTTGTCAGTGCCTCTAGTGGTGTGACTAACCTACTGGTTGAGCTTACTCAAGCACAGTTAGATGATGGTCGACGTCAGCAACTGTTGAAAGATATTGCATCGATTCAATATAAGATCCTCGATGAACTAGGTCGTCCGAGTGATGTTGCTGCGCGTTTAGATGCTGTGCTTAGCCGTATTGCGGTGTTAAGTGAGTCTCTTAGCCTGGAGCGTAGCAAGGCGACGATGGATGAGTTACTGTCTCAAGGTGAGCAGTGTTCATCAGCCCTTTTTGCCGCCGTACTGCGTGAGAAAGGAGAGTCAGCCTCTGCTTTTGATGTTCGCCAAGTCATGCGTACCGATAGTCATTTTGGTCGTGCAGAACCTCAAATAGAACAGATAGAATCTTTATGCTGTGAGCATTTAACGCCGCTATTAAAAAGTCAGCGTATTGTAACCCAAGGTTTTATTGGTGCCGATGAACAAGGTGCTACAACAACTTTGGGACGTGGTGGTAGCGACTATTCTGCGGCTTTACTTGCCGAGGCGCTTAAGGCATCGGCTGTAGAAATTTGGACCGATGTCGCAGGTATCTATACTACCGATCCTCGTTTGGCTCCGAATGCGAAACCCATTGCCGAGATCAGCTTTAATGAGGCGGCAGAGATGGCAACCTTTGGTGCCAAAGTGCTACATCCTGCGACAATTTTGCCAGCGGTAAGGCAGAAGATTCAGGTGTTTGTGGGATCGAGTAAAGAACCTGAACGGGGTGGAACTTGGATCCGCCATCAAGTGAGTGATGAGCCCATCTATCGCGCCGTTGCAGTGCGCCGAGATCAAACTTTACTGAATCTTCATAGCTTGCAGATGTTACATGCTCAAGGCTTTTTAGCCGAAACCTTTGCCACTCTCGCTAGACATAAAATCAGTGTCGATTTGATCACTACCTCTGAAGTGAATGTATCGCTTACGTTAGATAAAACGGGTTCCGATTCGGCGGGTAGTAGCTTATTGAGTGAAGCGCTACTGCAAGAGTTGTCTCAGCATTGTCGGGTCCGCGTTGAGGATGAGTTAGCCTTGGTTGCTATTGTTGGAAACAAGATAGCTTCAACACCAGGTGTTTGCCGCCGGGTATTTGAGGTACTAGAACCCCATAATGTTCGGATGATCTGTCAAGGAGCGAGCCCACATAATTTATGTGTTTTGGTGGCAGAGTCTGAAGCGGCGCAAGTCGTTCGTTCGCTGCATGAAAACCTATTTGAAGGTGCCTAA
- a CDS encoding S9 family peptidase, protein MTKKWISSALMAVPMFLSQSVIASQVGLAQPAGGNTPLTIERLYASPALAGSSPRGLKLSPDGKLVTYLAGRSDDQYLYDLWQMEVGTGKQQILLNADRLKSAELSDEEKARRERQRIYGQGIMEYFWSDDSQAILIPASGALYYYSIVDGKVAALPTGEGFTTDAKLSPKGNFVSFVRDQNLYVLNLKNNTLTALTTDGGGAIKNGMAEFVAQEEMDRMTGYWWAPDESAIAFTRIDESGVEQVTRNEIYADGIKLTEQRYPYAGKNNATIELAVVNINDRKVKWIDIGDDKDIYLPRVKWLPNSKLLSFQWQSRDQQTLDLRIVDLRDDEAPVTVIREQSDAWVNLNNDLHFLKKQPELIWASERDGYNHLYLFDLQGRLIRQLTRGDWAVDEVEFIDEKQGWVYFTGRKASVIEKHLFRVPLKGGKVEQVSERSGMHSPVFADNQAVYLDYFNSLAQPPQISLHGAKGEHLAWVEQNKVDPSHPLYPFFGQWQLPEFGQIKAEDAQALQYRLFKPTGFDATKKYPVVVRVYGGPHAQLVVNSWSEHDYFTQYLLQQGFIVFQLDNRGSAHRGTQFEHVIYKRLGEAEVNDQKAGVDYLRSLSYVDGDNIAIYGHSYGGYMALMSLFKAPSHFKAAISGAPVTDWSLYDTHYTERYLSHPESNAEGYEASSVLPYVKDYQSGLLMYHGMADDNVLFENSTRVYKALQDEGKLFQMIDYPGSKHSMRGEKVRTHLYRSLADFLEKQLKH, encoded by the coding sequence ATGACTAAAAAATGGATAAGTTCAGCCCTTATGGCGGTGCCTATGTTTCTATCTCAATCTGTAATCGCTTCTCAGGTAGGCTTAGCGCAGCCTGCTGGTGGCAACACACCTTTAACCATCGAACGACTTTATGCATCGCCTGCGCTTGCTGGCAGTAGTCCTCGAGGCTTAAAGCTCTCACCCGATGGCAAGCTCGTCACCTATCTTGCAGGGCGTAGTGATGATCAATACTTATATGATCTCTGGCAGATGGAGGTGGGTACGGGTAAGCAGCAAATCTTACTCAATGCCGATCGCTTAAAAAGCGCTGAGCTCTCAGATGAAGAGAAGGCGAGGCGCGAACGTCAGCGCATCTATGGTCAAGGGATCATGGAATACTTTTGGTCCGATGATAGTCAGGCTATTTTAATTCCTGCATCTGGGGCGCTCTATTATTACTCTATTGTCGATGGCAAAGTGGCGGCGCTGCCAACAGGTGAAGGCTTTACTACCGATGCGAAGCTTTCTCCCAAAGGTAATTTTGTCTCCTTTGTGCGCGATCAGAACCTTTATGTTCTAAATCTGAAAAACAATACCTTAACCGCGCTGACTACCGACGGTGGCGGGGCGATTAAAAATGGTATGGCAGAGTTTGTCGCTCAAGAAGAGATGGACCGCATGACAGGCTACTGGTGGGCACCCGATGAATCGGCTATCGCCTTTACCCGTATCGACGAGTCGGGTGTCGAGCAGGTGACGCGTAACGAGATTTATGCCGATGGTATTAAGCTCACCGAGCAGCGTTATCCCTATGCGGGTAAAAACAATGCCACCATCGAGCTAGCAGTGGTGAACATTAATGATAGAAAAGTTAAGTGGATCGATATCGGTGACGACAAAGATATCTATCTGCCAAGAGTCAAATGGCTGCCAAACAGTAAGCTGTTATCGTTTCAGTGGCAAAGTCGCGATCAGCAGACCCTAGACTTACGTATCGTAGATTTAAGAGATGACGAGGCGCCAGTCACGGTTATTAGAGAGCAAAGTGATGCTTGGGTTAACCTTAATAACGATCTGCATTTTTTGAAAAAGCAGCCCGAGTTGATTTGGGCATCGGAACGTGATGGTTACAACCACCTTTATCTTTTCGATCTACAGGGGCGCTTGATCAGACAGTTGACCCGTGGTGATTGGGCGGTCGACGAGGTGGAATTTATCGATGAAAAACAGGGCTGGGTTTATTTCACTGGCCGCAAAGCAAGTGTCATCGAAAAACACCTGTTCAGAGTGCCGTTAAAAGGTGGCAAGGTTGAGCAGGTAAGCGAGCGCAGTGGTATGCATAGTCCCGTATTTGCCGACAATCAAGCTGTGTATCTCGACTATTTTAATAGCTTAGCCCAACCGCCGCAGATCAGCTTACATGGCGCAAAAGGAGAGCATTTAGCTTGGGTAGAGCAAAATAAAGTGGATCCGTCTCATCCCTTATATCCCTTCTTTGGCCAATGGCAATTGCCCGAGTTTGGCCAAATAAAGGCCGAAGACGCTCAGGCGCTGCAATATCGTCTGTTTAAACCCACAGGCTTTGACGCCACCAAAAAGTACCCAGTTGTGGTGCGTGTGTACGGCGGCCCTCATGCTCAGCTGGTGGTTAATAGTTGGAGCGAACATGACTACTTTACCCAGTATCTACTGCAGCAAGGCTTTATCGTGTTTCAATTGGATAATCGCGGCTCGGCACATCGCGGCACCCAGTTTGAACATGTGATCTATAAGCGTTTAGGTGAGGCTGAGGTGAACGATCAGAAGGCGGGTGTCGATTACCTCCGCAGCCTGAGCTATGTCGATGGTGATAATATTGCCATCTATGGCCATAGTTATGGCGGCTATATGGCATTAATGAGCCTATTCAAAGCGCCAAGCCACTTTAAAGCGGCGATCTCTGGGGCGCCAGTGACGGATTGGTCGCTGTATGATACTCATTATACCGAGCGATACTTGTCTCACCCAGAGAGTAATGCCGAAGGTTATGAGGCCAGTAGCGTACTGCCCTATGTGAAAGACTATCAGTCAGGGCTACTCATGTATCACGGCATGGCCGATGATAACGTATTGTTTGAAAACAGTACTCGGGTCTACAAGGCGCTGCAGGATGAGGGCAAGCTGTTCCAGATGATTGACTACCCAGGTTCTAAGCACTCGATGCGCGGCGAGAAGGTGAGAACCCATCTTTATCGTTCGCTGGCGGACTTCTTAGAGAAGCAACTGAAGCACTAA
- a CDS encoding DcaP family trimeric outer membrane transporter gives MMKMINTRKALLPLIIGLSLSPLAHSIDFKVADTDLKVGGYIKGMATFDSNGTVTAPYNGHLYSVYGTPIDGTANADTNHFNMTARESRVYLKTKTDSDIGTISSHVEGDFFADIDSDGPTWSNSHGFRIRHAYINIDREDSSILVGQTWTAFMDFASSLPSMDFSSDPGNSFIRQAQVRYQYNLSPGQYLMASLENPAYGMANIGGTPIRYVNLDTNGNGVHDARSEETLPDLVVKYFLAKGPVTISPRAVVRQFDLGGQKSTGYGFALGASVKFGQGHKAVLNYTIGDGIGRYAGLGFNAGAGIDNTGNIETLGYQSLTGGIMFALSPSIRWQVGAGYSEQDEDAFDSGTLTAMANKTAFSWHTNLYWDITKDLQFAVGTRFGDVENMGSAEGDMVRTQSYLRYTF, from the coding sequence ATGATGAAAATGATAAATACTCGCAAAGCACTGTTACCACTAATTATAGGTTTGTCTTTATCTCCACTGGCTCATTCAATTGATTTTAAGGTGGCGGATACCGACCTAAAAGTGGGTGGCTATATCAAGGGCATGGCAACTTTCGATTCTAACGGTACTGTTACTGCACCTTATAACGGTCACCTTTACAGTGTCTATGGTACTCCCATTGACGGCACAGCTAACGCGGATACTAACCATTTTAATATGACGGCCAGAGAGAGCCGTGTTTACCTGAAAACTAAAACCGATTCAGATATAGGAACCATTTCCTCTCATGTAGAAGGGGATTTCTTCGCTGATATCGATTCAGATGGTCCTACTTGGTCAAATAGCCATGGTTTTAGAATCCGTCATGCCTATATTAATATCGATAGAGAGGACAGTTCCATACTCGTGGGACAGACTTGGACGGCCTTCATGGATTTTGCCAGTTCATTGCCGTCTATGGACTTTTCTTCAGATCCGGGTAATTCATTTATACGCCAAGCACAAGTTCGCTATCAGTACAATTTGAGTCCAGGGCAGTACCTGATGGCTAGTTTAGAGAATCCCGCTTATGGGATGGCTAATATCGGTGGCACGCCAATTCGATACGTTAACTTGGATACCAACGGTAACGGTGTACACGATGCGAGAAGTGAAGAGACACTGCCAGATTTAGTCGTCAAATATTTTCTTGCTAAGGGGCCTGTAACAATTAGTCCTCGTGCAGTGGTTCGTCAATTTGACTTAGGTGGGCAAAAGAGCACTGGTTACGGTTTTGCTTTGGGTGCGAGTGTGAAGTTTGGGCAGGGTCATAAGGCTGTATTAAATTATACTATTGGTGATGGTATTGGCCGTTATGCAGGGCTAGGCTTCAACGCCGGAGCTGGCATAGACAACACTGGTAATATTGAAACCTTAGGTTATCAGAGTTTGACTGGTGGCATCATGTTCGCCTTGAGTCCAAGTATACGCTGGCAGGTTGGGGCTGGGTATTCAGAGCAGGACGAAGATGCATTTGACAGTGGTACCTTGACTGCTATGGCTAATAAAACGGCCTTTTCATGGCATACTAATCTGTACTGGGATATCACCAAAGACTTGCAGTTTGCAGTGGGAACCCGCTTCGGTGATGTTGAAAATATGGGGAGTGCAGAAGGCGATATGGTGCGAACGCAGTCTTATTTGCGCTACACTTTTTAA